A region of Brevundimonas sp. NIBR10 DNA encodes the following proteins:
- a CDS encoding ammonium transporter: protein MNPRLLALAAPLVLGLTALGGSASAQPALLAHQAPLVIDNAATGWILTSTALVLLMTLPGLALFYGGMVRKKNIIATIAHSTIALIIVTVLWFVAGYSLSFGTGPDATNPFIGGVQALFLDGVTIDTAHSLAPGLPEFLWVAYQLTFAIITPALIAGAFAERMKFSASLLFFGLWHLIVYAPICHQVWGGGYLGSLGVLDFAGGAVVHVNAGVAGLVCAIVLGPRYGFGRDNMAPANLAFTAIGTGLLFVGWLGFNAGSAWAADGIASVAALNTILAPAAAALGWMVVEWIQHKRPTLLGLLSGIVAGLVAITPAAGLVDPKGAFIIGLIGGPVCYLGATWLKHTLKYDDSLDAWGIHGVGGIVGALLTGVFANAAINGVADGATIVKQAIGLVAVIAWSAIGTFVVLMICKFTTGLRVTKESEIEGLDYSQHGETMHS, encoded by the coding sequence ATGAACCCACGCCTGCTCGCGCTCGCCGCCCCGCTTGTCCTTGGCCTCACGGCGCTCGGAGGCTCGGCGTCGGCGCAGCCGGCGCTTCTGGCCCATCAGGCACCGCTCGTCATCGACAATGCGGCCACGGGCTGGATCCTGACCTCGACGGCGCTCGTCCTGCTGATGACCCTGCCCGGCCTGGCGCTGTTCTATGGCGGCATGGTGCGCAAGAAGAACATCATCGCCACCATCGCCCATTCGACCATCGCCCTGATCATCGTCACGGTGCTGTGGTTCGTCGCGGGCTACAGCCTGTCCTTCGGCACGGGTCCTGATGCGACCAACCCCTTCATTGGCGGCGTCCAGGCCCTGTTCCTGGACGGGGTGACCATCGACACGGCCCACAGCCTGGCCCCCGGCCTGCCCGAGTTCCTGTGGGTCGCCTATCAGCTGACCTTCGCCATCATCACCCCGGCCCTGATCGCCGGAGCCTTCGCCGAGCGGATGAAGTTCTCGGCGTCCTTGCTCTTCTTCGGACTGTGGCACCTGATCGTCTATGCGCCGATCTGCCATCAGGTCTGGGGCGGCGGCTATCTGGGCTCACTCGGCGTGCTCGACTTCGCCGGCGGTGCCGTGGTCCACGTCAATGCGGGCGTCGCAGGCCTCGTCTGCGCCATCGTGCTCGGCCCCCGCTACGGCTTCGGGCGAGACAATATGGCACCCGCCAACCTGGCCTTCACCGCCATCGGAACGGGCCTGCTGTTCGTCGGCTGGCTGGGCTTCAATGCGGGCAGCGCCTGGGCCGCCGACGGCATCGCCTCGGTCGCCGCGCTCAACACCATCCTCGCCCCCGCCGCCGCCGCGCTCGGCTGGATGGTCGTCGAGTGGATCCAGCACAAGCGCCCGACCCTGCTGGGCCTGTTGTCCGGCATCGTCGCCGGCCTGGTCGCGATCACCCCCGCCGCCGGACTGGTCGATCCCAAGGGGGCCTTCATCATCGGCCTGATTGGCGGACCCGTCTGCTATCTCGGGGCGACCTGGCTGAAGCACACGCTGAAATACGACGACAGCCTCGACGCCTGGGGCATCCACGGCGTCGGCGGCATCGTCGGCGCCCTGCTGACCGGGGTCTTCGCCAATGCCGCGATCAACGGCGTCGCCGACGGGGCCACGATCGTGAAACAGGCCATCGGCCTGGTCGCCGTCATCGCCTGGAGCGCCATCGGCACCTTCGTGGTCCTGATGATCTGCAAGTTTACGACCGGCCTGCGCGTCACCAAGGAGAGCGAGATCGAAGGCCTCGACTACTCCCAGCACGGCGAGACGATGCACTCGTAA
- a CDS encoding ABC transporter ATP-binding protein, which produces MLSIKNLVHVYGNGTRALDDVSLEIPTGMFGLLGPNGAGKSTLMRSIATLQTPTSGSIDFDGIDVIKEPEKLRRTLGYLPQDFGVYPRVSAYDMLDHMAVLKGIAGAKDRKQTVESLLQQTNLWSVRKKALAGFSGGMRQRFGIAQALIGNPKLIIVDEPTAGLDPEERNRFLNLLAEIADNVVIILSTHIVEDVADLCPRMAVLAGGKIQLQGAPIDLLKSMEGRVWKKTIDKADLDEAKAKYEVISTRLFAGRTVIHVLSDRRPGEGFDPVSGGLEDVYFSTLSASRKVAA; this is translated from the coding sequence ATGCTGTCGATCAAGAATCTCGTCCACGTCTACGGCAACGGTACGCGGGCGCTCGATGACGTGTCGCTGGAGATCCCGACCGGGATGTTCGGCCTGCTCGGTCCGAACGGCGCGGGCAAGTCGACCCTGATGCGCTCGATCGCGACGCTCCAGACCCCGACCTCGGGTTCGATCGACTTCGACGGCATCGACGTGATCAAGGAGCCCGAGAAGCTGCGCCGTACCCTTGGCTATCTGCCCCAGGATTTCGGTGTCTATCCGCGCGTCTCGGCCTACGACATGCTGGATCATATGGCGGTGCTCAAGGGCATCGCCGGCGCAAAGGACCGGAAGCAGACCGTCGAATCCCTGCTCCAGCAGACCAATCTCTGGTCCGTGCGCAAGAAGGCCCTGGCCGGATTCTCGGGCGGGATGCGCCAGCGGTTCGGTATCGCCCAGGCCCTGATCGGCAATCCGAAACTGATCATCGTCGACGAGCCCACGGCGGGCCTCGATCCAGAGGAGCGCAACCGCTTCCTCAACCTGCTGGCCGAGATCGCCGATAACGTCGTCATCATCCTGTCGACCCACATCGTCGAGGACGTGGCTGACCTGTGCCCGCGCATGGCGGTCCTGGCGGGCGGCAAGATCCAGCTTCAGGGCGCCCCGATCGACCTGCTGAAATCCATGGAAGGCCGCGTCTGGAAGAAGACCATCGACAAGGCCGATCTCGACGAGGCCAAGGCAAAATACGAGGTCATCTCCACCCGCCTGTTCGCCGGCCGCACCGTGATCCACGTCCTGTCCGATCGCCGCCCGGGTGAAGGCTTCGACCCGGTCTCGGGCGGGCTGGAGGACGTCTATTTCTCGACCCTGAGCGCCTCGCGCAAAGTCGCGGCGTAA
- a CDS encoding M1 family aminopeptidase, producing MFLKVAAFEFRYQLRQPAFWVIAILFALLGFGIVAAPGNVSLGSGGNVLKNSPFSLAIMNLTMSTFFMLATTAIVANVVVRDVQSGFGPMIQSSRLSKFDYLYGRFAGAFAAVALCFLAPSIGVLAGTLAPWVDRETIGAFRPFDYVYAYLFLGLPGVFLTSALFFALATVTRSMMATYVGVVAVFIVYLAATGVLGSKPEFETALAWAEPFGAGAYSLATKYWTAAERNGVNAPLVGVLLWNRVIFTAVGLGVLAAAWALYRPSVRGAKASKIDKLRVMEAKAPVAAPPAGPLPAPVYGLKSAWAQLSSRTAFEMALVFKSPAFAVLIVLGFAFAVTTLLFTGEIYGAPTLLVTRIVIQGLQGAFGLIAIIVSIYYAGELVWRDRERKVHEIVDASSTPDWTFLLPKTLALVLVLVSILIAGVIAGVSVQLFKGYTDLELGKYLLWYVLPEALSYATLAVLAIFIQSLSPNKFVGWAIMVVYLISTIVARSLGFDHVLYRYGAGISVPLSDMNGLGDFRSFANVTDAYWTAGAVILLVVAYGLWRRGVETRLMPRLKRFPARLKGPAGIVGSVALAAFIGLGAFIFVNTNVWNEYRSQDAQEKQQANYEKTLLRFETTPQPSIVDVKLNLDLHPHAPRLETRGTYVIENRTGAPLSEMHMRWNDDLDIRALTVQGARMVREWPEFAYRIYRFDTPMVPGERRTVAFDTVLEQRGFKVSGNTTRLADNGTFVSNAEFAPLIGMDRSQGLLQDRAKRRKYGLPPELRPAKLEDLSATGRNYIGADWVTADVTVTTDADQTPLAPGYQQSDVTKDGRRTVRFVTEAPVLYFLSVQSARYEIARQMHNGVEMVVYHAPGHDRNVPRMMQALATSLDYFQANFSPYQFRQARISEFPYGSYAQSMPNTFAWSENLGFITDLSDPTKIDYVTYIGAHEFAHQWWAHQIVGANMQGMTLLSETLAQYSAMMVMEKTYGPDKIRRFLKFELDNYLRSRGTEIIEELPLLRVENQQYIHYRKGAMVMYLLRDQIGEAAVNRALHNLVTRYAFKGAPYARSTDLIAALRAEAPADKQALITDLFEKITLYDVKTTATAVRQRADGKWETTITVNARKLYADGKGVETEAPLNETFDIGVFSAEPGKGAFDRTNVLAFERRPLRSGTQTFRLVTATRPTWAGVDPYNKWIDRNSDDNLKKVD from the coding sequence ATGTTCCTCAAGGTCGCCGCCTTCGAATTCCGCTACCAGCTGCGCCAGCCGGCCTTCTGGGTCATCGCCATCCTGTTCGCCCTGCTGGGTTTCGGCATCGTCGCCGCGCCCGGCAATGTGTCGCTCGGATCGGGCGGCAATGTCCTGAAAAACTCGCCGTTCAGTCTGGCGATCATGAACCTGACGATGTCGACCTTCTTCATGCTGGCGACCACGGCCATCGTGGCGAACGTGGTGGTGCGCGACGTCCAGTCGGGCTTCGGGCCGATGATCCAGTCGAGCCGGCTGTCGAAATTCGACTATCTGTACGGTCGGTTCGCGGGGGCTTTCGCCGCCGTCGCGCTGTGCTTTCTGGCCCCGTCGATCGGCGTGCTGGCCGGGACCCTGGCCCCATGGGTCGATCGCGAGACGATCGGTGCCTTCCGACCGTTCGACTATGTCTACGCCTATCTGTTCCTGGGCCTGCCCGGCGTCTTCCTGACCTCGGCGCTGTTCTTCGCCCTGGCCACGGTGACGCGCTCGATGATGGCGACCTATGTCGGGGTCGTAGCGGTGTTCATCGTCTACCTGGCGGCGACCGGCGTGCTGGGCTCGAAGCCCGAGTTCGAGACGGCCCTGGCCTGGGCCGAGCCCTTCGGTGCCGGTGCCTATTCCCTGGCGACCAAATACTGGACGGCGGCCGAACGGAACGGCGTCAACGCCCCCCTCGTCGGCGTCCTGCTGTGGAACCGGGTGATCTTCACCGCCGTCGGCCTGGGCGTCCTCGCCGCCGCCTGGGCGCTTTATCGCCCGTCCGTGCGCGGGGCCAAGGCGTCGAAGATCGACAAGCTGCGTGTCATGGAAGCCAAGGCCCCGGTCGCAGCGCCGCCAGCCGGCCCCCTGCCCGCGCCCGTCTATGGCCTGAAAAGCGCCTGGGCCCAGCTGAGCTCGCGCACGGCGTTCGAGATGGCCCTGGTATTCAAGAGCCCGGCCTTCGCCGTCCTGATCGTTCTGGGCTTCGCCTTCGCCGTGACCACGCTTCTGTTCACGGGCGAGATCTACGGCGCGCCCACACTGCTGGTCACCCGCATCGTGATCCAGGGGCTGCAGGGTGCCTTCGGCCTGATCGCGATCATCGTCTCGATCTACTATGCAGGGGAACTCGTCTGGCGGGACCGCGAGCGCAAGGTTCACGAGATCGTGGACGCCTCCTCCACCCCGGACTGGACCTTCCTGCTGCCCAAGACCCTGGCGCTCGTGCTGGTCCTGGTCTCGATCCTGATCGCCGGGGTGATCGCCGGCGTCTCGGTCCAGCTGTTCAAGGGCTACACCGACCTCGAGCTCGGCAAATACCTGTTGTGGTACGTCCTGCCCGAGGCGCTCAGCTATGCGACCCTGGCGGTGCTGGCGATCTTCATCCAGTCGCTGTCGCCCAACAAGTTCGTCGGCTGGGCCATCATGGTGGTCTATCTGATCTCGACCATCGTGGCCCGCAGCCTGGGCTTCGACCATGTGCTGTACCGCTACGGCGCTGGCATCAGCGTCCCTCTGTCGGACATGAACGGCCTGGGCGATTTCCGCAGCTTCGCCAACGTCACCGACGCCTACTGGACGGCCGGTGCCGTGATCCTGCTGGTCGTCGCCTATGGCCTCTGGCGGCGTGGGGTCGAGACCCGGCTCATGCCCCGCCTGAAGCGGTTCCCGGCGCGGCTCAAGGGGCCGGCCGGCATCGTCGGCAGCGTCGCCCTGGCGGCCTTCATCGGCCTGGGTGCCTTCATCTTCGTCAACACCAATGTCTGGAACGAGTATCGCAGCCAGGACGCGCAGGAGAAGCAGCAGGCGAACTACGAAAAGACCCTGCTCCGGTTCGAGACCACGCCCCAGCCGTCGATCGTCGACGTCAAGCTGAACCTCGACCTGCATCCCCACGCCCCCCGACTGGAGACGCGCGGGACCTATGTGATCGAGAACCGTACCGGCGCGCCGCTGTCGGAAATGCACATGCGCTGGAACGATGACCTCGACATCAGAGCGCTGACCGTCCAGGGCGCGCGCATGGTCCGCGAATGGCCCGAGTTCGCCTATCGCATCTACCGCTTCGACACCCCGATGGTGCCGGGCGAGCGTCGCACCGTCGCCTTCGACACCGTTCTGGAACAGCGCGGCTTCAAGGTCAGCGGCAACACCACCCGCCTGGCCGACAACGGCACCTTCGTCTCCAACGCCGAGTTCGCCCCCCTGATCGGCATGGACCGGTCGCAGGGCCTGCTCCAGGACCGGGCCAAGCGCCGCAAATACGGCCTGCCGCCCGAACTCCGTCCGGCCAAGCTGGAGGATCTTTCCGCCACCGGTCGCAACTACATCGGTGCCGACTGGGTCACCGCCGACGTCACCGTCACCACCGACGCCGATCAGACGCCGCTGGCTCCCGGCTATCAGCAATCCGACGTGACGAAGGATGGTCGGCGCACCGTCCGCTTCGTGACCGAGGCGCCGGTTCTCTATTTCCTGTCGGTGCAATCCGCCCGCTACGAGATCGCGCGCCAGATGCACAACGGCGTCGAGATGGTCGTCTATCATGCGCCCGGCCACGACCGGAACGTGCCCCGGATGATGCAGGCCCTGGCGACCAGTCTGGATTACTTCCAGGCCAACTTCTCGCCGTATCAGTTCCGCCAGGCCCGGATCAGCGAGTTCCCCTATGGGTCCTACGCCCAGTCGATGCCCAACACCTTCGCCTGGTCCGAGAACCTGGGCTTCATCACCGATCTCAGTGATCCGACCAAGATCGACTACGTCACCTACATCGGCGCGCACGAGTTCGCGCACCAGTGGTGGGCGCACCAGATCGTCGGGGCGAATATGCAGGGCATGACCCTGCTGAGCGAAACCCTGGCCCAGTATTCGGCCATGATGGTGATGGAAAAGACCTATGGCCCCGACAAGATCCGGCGCTTCCTGAAGTTCGAGCTGGACAACTATCTGCGCTCGCGCGGCACCGAGATCATCGAGGAACTGCCGCTGCTGCGGGTCGAAAACCAGCAGTACATCCACTACCGCAAGGGCGCGATGGTCATGTATCTGCTGCGTGACCAGATCGGCGAGGCGGCGGTCAACCGGGCCCTGCACAACCTGGTCACCCGCTATGCCTTCAAGGGCGCGCCCTACGCCCGATCGACCGACCTGATCGCCGCCCTGCGCGCCGAGGCTCCCGCCGACAAACAGGCCCTGATCACCGACCTGTTCGAGAAGATCACCCTTTATGACGTCAAGACCACCGCAACGGCGGTCCGTCAGCGCGCGGACGGCAAGTGGGAAACCACGATCACCGTCAACGCCCGAAAACTCTATGCCGACGGCAAGGGGGTCGAGACCGAGGCCCCGCTGAACGAGACCTTCGACATCGGGGTGTTCTCGGCCGAGCCGGGCAAAGGGGCCTTCGACCGCACCAACGTCCTGGCCTTCGAGCGCCGTCCCCTGCGATCGGGCACCCAGACCTTCCGTCTGGTCACCGCCACCCGCCCGACCTGGGCCGGCGTTGATCCCTACAACAAATGGATCGACCGCAACTCCGACGACAATCTGAAAAAGGTGGATTGA
- the gltB gene encoding glutamate synthase large subunit, with protein sequence MTWLNQYETDRQRLIDAGAYEPSSEKDACGVGMVAAIDGKPRREVVVHAIQSLKNVAHRGAVDPDGLSGDGAGLMVEAPQAFFAEQVRVIGQTLRSGPIAIGQIFLPRTDLGAQDRARAIVETEVLRAGFYIYGWRQTPIDLSVVGSKADATRPEIEQIMLAAPADLADPAQAEALERELYLCRRRIEKAATAESIPGFYICSLSARSLIYKGMVRAELLDQLYPDLLDPTFESAYAIFHQRYSTNTFPEWRLAQPFRMLAHNGEINTLKGNLNWMRSHEIRMTAQAFGEHDGDVKPVVQAGGSDSAALDNVFEVLVRAGRPAPMAKALLMPEAWARDEGLMKAEHRALYAYCNAVMEPWDGPAAICATDGRYVVCGKDRNGLRPLRAMVTHDGLLLAGSEAGLAGLPESRIAYRLPIGPGRMIVADLQKGVILNEAEAIDALAAAHPYQDWLDNMVDLEPLIGPGPEPRAATGEALTRRQIAAGFSREDLDMLLDPMIRDGKEAVGSMGDDTPPAVLSDLPRPLAHYFRQNFSQVTNPPIDPLREAGAMSLKTRFKNLGNILAEEEAQTNVFVLDSPILTTGMYERMLGVVGAGSTVTLDCSYPLPAEGDRPGAGLRAAIDRIQLEAETAVRNGSGLVVLTDERASEDRITIPMIIATSAVHLRLTDKGLRSFVSIVVRSSEALEPHGIAVLVGVGATAINPWLAQEMFQERLDRGAYPGLSLRDACLNYKAGLEAGLMKTLARKGISIISAYRGGCEFEVLGLSRALTAEFFPGAPSRISGIGLAGLEQQAMRRHAAAWTEATPSPAIGGFFRIRAGQESHAHDAKTIHLLQDACNRGDYKRFKQYSEAVRAQPDNAPRDLLDWRENLSPVPVYEVESVSEIRKRFLTPGMSLGALSPEAHGVLNVAMNRIGARSVSGEGGEDPDRYATRADGDNMNSAVKQIASGRFGVTAEYLNQCREIEIKIAQGAKPGEGGQLPGFKVTEFIARMRHSTVGTTLISPPPHHDIYSIEDLAQLIFDLKSINPDARVTVKLVSASGIGAIASGVAKAKADAILIAGHNGGTGASPQSSIKHAGLPWEIGLAETHQVLSLNNLRSHVVVRADGGMRTGRDIVIAAILGAEEFNIGTASLIAMGCLMVRQCHSNTCPVGVCSQDPRLREKFTGTADKVVNLFSFIAEEVREYLAMLGARTLDEIVGRTDLLRQVRRGGSHLDDLDLNPLLVRVEAPEKKAWAAKGRAEIPETLDARVLDDAWAFLDRGQTSELSYSISNVMRTIGAGVSSAIVRRWGPTGPTGVLTLKLNGSAGQSFGAFAAKGLKLELTGEANDYVGKGLSGADIVVKPIEWREHQPAIGNTTLYGATSGRLFVAGSAGERFAVRNSGAQAVVEGLGAHGCEYMTGGCVVVLGPVGWNLAAGMSGGELFVLDDEGARCKLALNGDLASFARMTPEAADRLHALVLAHDKATGSPLARRLLVTWSDSVTRFVRIVPTPVAQAEALAQGGLAETLAVPA encoded by the coding sequence ATGACCTGGCTGAACCAATACGAAACCGACCGCCAACGCCTGATCGACGCCGGCGCCTATGAGCCCTCGTCTGAGAAGGACGCCTGTGGCGTGGGCATGGTCGCCGCCATCGACGGAAAGCCGCGCCGCGAAGTCGTCGTCCACGCCATCCAGTCGCTGAAGAACGTCGCCCACCGCGGTGCCGTCGATCCCGACGGTCTGTCGGGCGACGGTGCCGGCCTGATGGTCGAGGCGCCCCAGGCCTTCTTCGCCGAACAGGTCCGCGTCATCGGCCAGACCCTGCGTTCCGGCCCCATCGCCATCGGCCAGATCTTCCTGCCGCGCACCGACCTGGGGGCCCAGGACCGGGCCCGGGCCATCGTCGAGACCGAGGTCCTGCGCGCCGGCTTCTATATCTATGGCTGGCGCCAGACGCCGATCGACCTTTCGGTCGTGGGCTCCAAGGCCGATGCCACCCGGCCCGAGATCGAGCAGATCATGCTGGCCGCTCCGGCCGATCTGGCGGACCCGGCGCAGGCCGAGGCCCTGGAGCGCGAACTCTATCTGTGCCGTCGCCGCATCGAAAAGGCCGCGACCGCAGAGAGCATCCCCGGCTTCTACATCTGCTCGCTGTCGGCCCGGTCGCTGATCTACAAGGGGATGGTCCGCGCCGAACTGCTGGACCAGCTCTATCCCGACCTGCTGGATCCGACCTTCGAGTCCGCCTACGCCATCTTCCATCAGCGGTATTCGACCAACACCTTCCCCGAATGGCGGCTGGCCCAGCCGTTCCGGATGTTGGCCCACAACGGCGAGATCAACACGCTGAAGGGCAACCTGAACTGGATGCGGTCGCACGAGATCCGCATGACGGCCCAGGCGTTCGGAGAGCATGACGGCGACGTCAAGCCGGTGGTCCAGGCGGGCGGTTCCGACTCCGCCGCGCTCGACAACGTCTTCGAGGTTCTGGTCCGTGCCGGTCGTCCCGCGCCCATGGCCAAGGCCCTGCTGATGCCCGAGGCCTGGGCCCGCGACGAAGGCCTGATGAAGGCCGAGCACCGCGCCCTCTATGCCTATTGCAACGCGGTGATGGAGCCGTGGGACGGCCCCGCCGCCATCTGCGCCACCGACGGCCGCTACGTCGTCTGCGGCAAGGATCGCAACGGCCTGCGCCCCCTTCGCGCCATGGTCACCCACGACGGCCTGCTGCTGGCCGGTTCGGAAGCCGGCCTGGCAGGCCTGCCCGAGAGCCGCATCGCCTATCGCCTGCCGATCGGTCCCGGCCGGATGATCGTCGCTGATCTTCAGAAGGGCGTGATCCTGAACGAGGCTGAGGCCATCGACGCCCTGGCCGCCGCCCATCCTTACCAGGACTGGCTCGACAACATGGTCGATCTGGAGCCCCTCATCGGCCCCGGACCAGAGCCCCGCGCCGCCACCGGCGAAGCCCTTACCCGTCGCCAGATCGCCGCCGGGTTCAGCCGCGAAGACCTCGACATGCTGCTGGACCCGATGATCCGGGACGGTAAGGAAGCCGTTGGCTCGATGGGCGACGACACGCCGCCGGCGGTGCTGTCGGACCTGCCGCGCCCGCTCGCCCACTATTTCCGCCAGAACTTCTCTCAGGTCACCAACCCGCCGATCGACCCCCTGCGCGAAGCGGGGGCCATGAGCCTGAAGACCCGGTTCAAGAACCTCGGCAACATCCTGGCCGAGGAAGAGGCCCAGACGAACGTCTTCGTCCTGGACTCGCCCATCCTGACCACCGGCATGTACGAGCGGATGCTCGGCGTCGTCGGGGCGGGTTCGACCGTGACGCTGGACTGTTCCTATCCGCTTCCTGCCGAAGGTGATCGACCGGGCGCCGGTCTGCGCGCCGCCATCGACCGCATCCAACTGGAGGCCGAGACCGCCGTCCGCAACGGCTCGGGCCTGGTCGTCCTGACCGACGAGCGCGCGTCCGAAGACCGCATCACCATCCCGATGATCATCGCCACCTCGGCGGTGCATCTTCGCCTGACCGACAAGGGCCTGCGCAGCTTCGTCTCGATCGTCGTGCGCTCGTCCGAGGCGCTGGAGCCGCATGGGATCGCGGTCCTGGTCGGCGTCGGTGCCACGGCCATCAACCCCTGGCTGGCGCAGGAGATGTTCCAGGAGCGTCTGGATCGCGGGGCCTATCCGGGTCTGTCGCTGCGGGACGCCTGTCTGAACTACAAGGCCGGTCTCGAGGCCGGTCTGATGAAGACGCTCGCCCGCAAGGGGATCAGCATCATCTCCGCCTATCGCGGCGGCTGCGAGTTCGAGGTGCTGGGCCTGTCCCGCGCCCTGACCGCCGAGTTCTTCCCCGGTGCGCCTTCGCGCATCTCCGGCATCGGCCTGGCCGGGCTGGAGCAGCAGGCGATGCGTCGCCATGCGGCCGCCTGGACCGAGGCGACGCCGTCTCCCGCCATCGGCGGCTTCTTCCGCATCCGCGCGGGCCAGGAGAGCCACGCCCACGACGCGAAGACGATCCACCTGCTCCAGGACGCCTGCAATCGCGGCGACTACAAGCGCTTCAAGCAGTATTCCGAGGCCGTGCGGGCCCAGCCCGACAACGCCCCGCGCGACCTGCTCGACTGGCGCGAGAACCTGTCGCCGGTGCCGGTCTATGAGGTCGAAAGCGTCTCCGAGATCAGGAAGCGTTTCCTGACGCCGGGGATGTCGCTGGGTGCCCTGTCGCCAGAGGCCCATGGCGTGCTGAACGTCGCCATGAACCGTATCGGGGCCCGCTCGGTCTCGGGCGAGGGCGGTGAGGATCCGGATCGCTACGCCACCCGCGCCGACGGCGACAACATGAACTCGGCGGTCAAGCAGATCGCCTCGGGCCGGTTCGGCGTCACTGCCGAATATCTGAACCAGTGCCGCGAGATCGAGATCAAGATCGCCCAGGGTGCAAAGCCCGGCGAGGGCGGCCAGCTGCCCGGCTTCAAGGTTACCGAATTCATCGCCCGGATGCGGCACTCGACCGTCGGCACGACCCTGATCTCGCCACCGCCGCACCACGACATCTATTCGATCGAGGATCTGGCCCAGCTCATCTTTGATCTGAAGTCGATCAACCCGGACGCCCGGGTGACGGTCAAGCTGGTGTCCGCGTCGGGCATCGGCGCCATCGCCTCGGGCGTGGCCAAGGCCAAGGCCGACGCCATCCTGATCGCCGGCCACAACGGCGGCACCGGGGCCTCGCCCCAGTCCTCGATCAAGCACGCGGGCCTGCCGTGGGAGATCGGCCTCGCCGAGACCCACCAGGTCCTCAGCCTCAACAACCTGCGCAGCCACGTCGTGGTCCGCGCGGACGGCGGGATGCGCACCGGCCGCGACATCGTCATCGCCGCCATCCTGGGCGCCGAGGAGTTCAACATCGGCACAGCCAGCCTGATCGCCATGGGCTGTCTGATGGTGCGCCAGTGCCACTCCAACACCTGCCCCGTCGGCGTCTGTTCGCAGGACCCGCGCCTGCGCGAGAAGTTCACCGGCACGGCGGACAAGGTCGTCAACCTGTTCAGCTTCATCGCCGAGGAAGTTCGCGAATATCTGGCCATGCTGGGCGCGCGGACCCTGGACGAGATCGTCGGCCGCACCGACCTGCTGCGCCAGGTCCGGCGCGGCGGGTCGCACCTCGACGACCTCGACCTCAACCCCCTGCTGGTTCGTGTCGAGGCCCCCGAGAAGAAGGCCTGGGCCGCCAAGGGCCGCGCCGAGATTCCCGAGACCCTGGACGCCCGCGTTCTCGACGACGCCTGGGCCTTCCTGGATCGCGGCCAGACGTCGGAGCTCAGCTATTCGATCTCCAACGTCATGCGTACGATCGGCGCAGGCGTGTCGTCGGCCATCGTGCGGCGCTGGGGGCCCACCGGCCCGACCGGCGTGCTGACGCTGAAGCTCAACGGTTCGGCCGGCCAATCGTTCGGCGCGTTCGCGGCCAAGGGGCTCAAGCTGGAACTGACCGGCGAGGCCAACGACTATGTCGGCAAGGGCCTGTCGGGCGCCGACATCGTCGTCAAGCCGATCGAATGGCGCGAGCATCAACCCGCCATCGGCAACACGACCCTGTACGGCGCCACCTCCGGCCGACTGTTCGTGGCGGGTTCTGCGGGCGAACGGTTCGCGGTGCGCAACTCCGGTGCCCAGGCCGTGGTCGAGGGGCTCGGTGCCCACGGCTGCGAATACATGACCGGCGGCTGCGTCGTGGTGCTCGGCCCCGTGGGCTGGAACCTGGCAGCCGGGATGTCGGGCGGTGAGCTGTTCGTTCTCGATGACGAGGGGGCCCGCTGCAAGCTGGCGCTCAACGGCGACCTGGCCTCCTTCGCCCGGATGACGCCCGAGGCTGCGGATCGTCTGCACGCCCTGGTCCTGGCCCACGACAAGGCGACGGGCTCTCCGCTCGCGCGCCGCCTGCTGGTCACCTGGTCCGACAGCGTCACCCGCTTCGTCCGCATCGTCCCGACCCCGGTCGCCCAGGCCGAGGCCTTGGCGCAGGGGGGGCTTGCGGAAACCTTGGCCGTACCCGCATGA